In Brevibacillus brevis, a genomic segment contains:
- a CDS encoding phosphate ABC transporter substrate-binding protein PstS family protein yields MKKLSKMFMALTFVGALLAGCGSNSAAPAPAGQSTEQPSTPAPDANQNNSGSTQTNSGEPVTAVGSTALQPLVEQTAKDFMAKNQGVQIQVQGGGSGTGLSQVASGAATIGNSDIFAEEKQGIPAGELVDHKVAVVGMAAAVSPKVKVDNLTKQQLIDIFTGKITNWKEVGGDDMKITLVNRPKSSGTRATFHKFALDGKEEAEGITEDSSGTVRKIISETPGAIGYLALSYFNDSVKALKLDGVEATPENIATNKYPVWAYEHMYTKGEATGNAKAFLEFILSDEVQKKTVTELGFLPITDMKVERDAEGKVTQK; encoded by the coding sequence ATGAAAAAACTCAGCAAAATGTTTATGGCATTGACATTTGTGGGTGCACTTCTCGCAGGATGCGGAAGCAACAGTGCAGCGCCAGCACCAGCCGGACAATCGACTGAGCAACCATCGACTCCAGCTCCCGATGCCAATCAAAACAACTCGGGTTCCACTCAAACCAATTCCGGTGAGCCGGTAACTGCTGTCGGTTCTACCGCTTTGCAACCACTGGTCGAACAGACGGCCAAAGATTTCATGGCGAAAAACCAAGGCGTGCAAATCCAGGTGCAAGGTGGCGGCAGTGGTACAGGTCTTAGCCAAGTAGCCAGCGGTGCTGCAACCATCGGTAACTCCGACATCTTCGCGGAAGAAAAACAAGGGATTCCAGCAGGCGAGCTGGTCGACCATAAAGTAGCTGTAGTCGGTATGGCAGCAGCGGTAAGTCCGAAAGTGAAAGTAGACAACTTGACCAAACAACAACTGATCGACATCTTCACAGGGAAAATCACGAACTGGAAAGAGGTAGGCGGCGATGATATGAAAATCACGCTCGTAAACCGTCCGAAATCTTCCGGTACTCGCGCGACGTTCCACAAATTCGCTTTGGATGGCAAAGAGGAAGCGGAAGGCATCACAGAGGATTCTTCGGGTACTGTCCGCAAAATCATCTCCGAAACTCCTGGCGCAATCGGCTACCTGGCTCTGTCTTACTTCAACGATTCGGTAAAAGCTTTGAAACTGGACGGAGTGGAAGCGACACCGGAAAACATTGCAACCAACAAATATCCAGTCTGGGCATATGAGCACATGTACACCAAAGGCGAAGCAACTGGCAATGCAAAAGCGTTCCTCGAGTTCATCCTGTCTGACGAAGTTCAAAAGAAAACGGTAACGGAACTGGGCTTCCTGCCGATCACCGACATGAAAGTAGAACGTGATGCGGAAGGCAAAGTGACTCAGAAGTAA
- the pstC gene encoding phosphate ABC transporter permease subunit PstC, translating to MLTRSKRQFTENITGKTVAMVCAGLLVIVVLSITYFIASKGLSTFFVNGVSISEFLTQLKWDPEGEPARYGVFPFILGSFLVTALAALIAAPLGIGAAIFMTEIFPGFGKKVLKPVIELLVGIPSVVYGYVGLTLLVPFIREQFDVLGFSLLAGGLVLALMILPTITSVATDAIEAVPQDLRNASLALGATRWQTIWNVVLHSSLPGCLTAVVLGMARAFGEALAVQMVIGNTTKLPGSLLDPISTLTSGITLNMGNTIQGTPYNNALWSMALLLLVMSFVFIMILRLLGRKRVVK from the coding sequence ATGCTGACGAGAAGCAAGCGTCAGTTTACCGAAAACATCACCGGTAAGACCGTCGCAATGGTATGTGCGGGTTTGCTGGTCATTGTCGTCTTGTCGATCACGTATTTCATCGCTTCCAAAGGGCTGTCCACCTTTTTTGTCAATGGGGTGAGCATCAGCGAATTTTTGACGCAGCTAAAATGGGATCCGGAGGGTGAGCCGGCGAGATATGGCGTGTTCCCGTTTATTCTCGGATCGTTTCTCGTCACTGCGCTTGCTGCGCTCATCGCGGCTCCGCTGGGGATCGGGGCAGCCATTTTCATGACGGAAATTTTTCCTGGCTTCGGCAAAAAAGTGCTGAAGCCGGTCATTGAGCTTTTGGTAGGGATCCCGTCTGTCGTGTACGGCTACGTGGGCCTCACGCTGCTCGTACCGTTCATTCGGGAGCAGTTTGATGTCCTGGGCTTCAGCCTTCTGGCAGGGGGATTGGTGCTTGCGCTGATGATTCTGCCTACGATCACCAGTGTCGCTACGGATGCGATCGAGGCCGTTCCCCAGGATTTGCGGAATGCTTCGCTGGCGCTAGGTGCTACTCGCTGGCAGACGATCTGGAACGTCGTCCTTCATTCCTCGCTCCCGGGCTGCTTGACGGCAGTCGTGCTCGGGATGGCGCGTGCCTTCGGCGAAGCGCTCGCGGTACAAATGGTCATTGGAAATACGACGAAGCTGCCTGGAAGCTTGCTGGATCCGATCAGCACGCTGACGAGCGGGATTACCTTGAACATGGGCAATACCATCCAGGGAACTCCTTACAACAACGCTCTTTGGTCGATGGCTCTGCTGCTCTTGGTGATGTCCTTTGTCTTCATCATGATCTTGCGTCTCCTCGGCAGAAAAAGGGTGGTGAAGTAA
- the pstA gene encoding phosphate ABC transporter permease PstA — MRARVMDRIATGVLTLIAVLIIGALVGLLGFILTQGWHKLNLDFLTSPPNIVKAGGGIGPQLFNSLYLLVLTMLIALPLGIGAGIYMAEYAPDNKFTQFIRMSIEVLSSLPSIVVGLFGLLVFVNMTGWGYTLFSGALALTVFNLPLLVRVTEDALRNVPRSQKEASLALGITKWRTIVSVILPAALPGIITGAILASGRVFGEAAALLFTAGMSSPNLNFTDFTLAGPTSPLNPFRPAETLAVHIWKVNSEGLTPDARDVADGAAAVLIIAVLIFNISARWFGTWVYKKMTSGSN; from the coding sequence GTGAGAGCACGAGTGATGGACCGCATCGCCACCGGCGTTTTGACACTGATCGCGGTACTGATTATCGGTGCGCTGGTGGGCCTTCTGGGATTCATTTTGACCCAGGGCTGGCACAAGCTGAATCTGGACTTTCTCACGTCGCCTCCCAACATCGTCAAGGCAGGCGGGGGGATCGGTCCCCAATTGTTCAACTCACTCTATCTGTTGGTACTGACGATGCTGATCGCCTTGCCTCTCGGCATCGGCGCAGGGATCTACATGGCGGAATACGCGCCGGACAACAAGTTTACCCAGTTTATCCGGATGAGCATCGAAGTGTTGTCTTCGCTGCCGTCCATCGTGGTTGGCCTGTTCGGCCTGCTCGTTTTCGTCAACATGACCGGATGGGGCTATACGCTGTTTTCAGGGGCGCTCGCCCTGACGGTATTCAATCTGCCGCTTCTGGTCCGTGTGACGGAGGATGCGCTGCGCAATGTTCCCCGCAGCCAAAAGGAAGCCAGTCTTGCTCTGGGGATTACGAAGTGGCGGACGATTGTTTCCGTGATCCTGCCTGCAGCGCTTCCCGGCATCATTACAGGAGCGATTCTCGCTTCGGGCCGCGTGTTCGGGGAGGCTGCAGCCCTGCTCTTCACGGCGGGCATGTCTTCTCCCAATCTGAACTTTACCGACTTTACGCTTGCCGGTCCGACATCGCCGCTCAATCCGTTCCGTCCTGCCGAGACGTTGGCCGTCCATATTTGGAAGGTGAACAGCGAAGGGCTCACGCCGGACGCGCGCGATGTAGCCGACGGGGCAGCCGCCGTATTGATCATTGCGGTGCTCATCTTCAACATCTCCGCCCGTTGGTTCGGCACGTGGGTGTACAAAAAGATGACGTCGGGATCCAACTAG
- the pstB gene encoding phosphate ABC transporter ATP-binding protein PstB, protein MSVLTKQDTIIQTRDVSVYYGEKRAVNKISMDIERNSVTAFIGPSGCGKSTLLRSLNRMNDLVPNCRVTGSIIVDGIDINSEQVNTEGLRQVVGMVFQRANPFFKSIYENIAFAPRFHGIKDRRELDELVESSLRKAALWDEVKDRLKDSALSLSGGQQQRLCIARAVAMQPTILLLDEPASALDPISTMKIEELITQLKDEYTIVIVTHNLHQAARISEKTAFFLLGELVEMDETSKIFTSPENEKTEAYISGRFG, encoded by the coding sequence ATGTCCGTACTCACCAAGCAAGACACGATCATTCAGACACGCGACGTCTCCGTCTACTATGGAGAGAAGCGCGCCGTGAACAAAATCAGCATGGATATCGAGCGAAATTCCGTCACAGCCTTTATCGGCCCGTCCGGGTGCGGGAAGTCGACGCTTCTGCGCAGCCTGAACCGGATGAACGACCTTGTCCCGAATTGCCGCGTGACGGGCTCGATCATCGTCGACGGCATCGACATCAATAGCGAACAGGTCAATACCGAAGGGTTGCGCCAGGTCGTCGGAATGGTGTTCCAGCGGGCCAATCCGTTCTTCAAATCGATCTATGAAAACATCGCCTTCGCGCCGCGCTTCCACGGCATCAAGGACAGGCGGGAGCTGGATGAGCTCGTAGAGTCCAGCCTGCGAAAGGCCGCCCTCTGGGACGAGGTCAAGGACCGCCTGAAAGATTCGGCTCTCTCGCTCTCCGGGGGACAGCAGCAGCGCCTGTGCATCGCCCGAGCGGTCGCGATGCAGCCTACGATTTTGCTCCTGGATGAGCCGGCTTCCGCGCTGGACCCGATCTCGACCATGAAGATCGAGGAGCTGATCACCCAGTTGAAGGATGAGTACACGATCGTGATCGTGACGCACAATCTGCATCAGGCGGCGCGAATATCCGAGAAAACGGCCTTCTTCCTGTTGGGAGAGCTGGTTGAGATGGATGAGACGTCCAAAATCTTCACGTCTCCTGAAAATGAAAAAACGGAAGCGTATATCAGCGGACGTTTTGGATGA
- a CDS encoding response regulator, whose protein sequence is MKVFIVDDEPLALLHLAEKLKRIGGVDIIGAYHDPLEALEMIAKDPPQAVFLDIQMPECNGLEVAEQISQQLPEVKIVFITAYDEYAVKAFDLNALDYLLKPIRQDRLLKTVERLVQSSQIPYPPLPYAQPGVVRCLRSLQFERSDKGLITLRWKTVKAQELFAFLLHHRGTPVKKQGIIDQLWPETDWKKGMTQLYTAIYQIRKNLSEEAIGIQIINCDDGYLLEMNGVGLDVEEWEGKLDRAPAIAHETLDWHLRLLQQYRGDYLADHHFLWAETEKIRLRAKYLQHAHGIARFLTESGKISEAVTHYLHVQKILPTEESIYFDLMRLYDQLEDRFSVEKQYELLMSMLHSEYDVKPHATVQEWFENWKRG, encoded by the coding sequence ATGAAAGTGTTCATCGTTGACGACGAACCCCTAGCGCTGCTTCACTTGGCTGAAAAGCTCAAACGCATAGGCGGTGTAGACATTATCGGAGCCTATCACGATCCATTAGAAGCCCTCGAAATGATTGCCAAAGATCCCCCGCAGGCAGTGTTTTTGGATATTCAAATGCCCGAGTGTAATGGTCTGGAAGTGGCGGAACAGATTTCGCAGCAGCTTCCCGAGGTGAAGATCGTCTTTATCACTGCTTACGACGAATACGCTGTGAAGGCATTTGATCTAAATGCGCTTGACTACCTCTTGAAGCCCATCCGACAAGACCGTCTGCTCAAAACCGTAGAGCGGCTGGTGCAGAGTAGCCAGATTCCGTACCCGCCACTCCCGTACGCCCAGCCGGGAGTTGTTCGCTGCCTGCGTTCCTTGCAATTCGAAAGGTCGGACAAGGGGCTGATCACGCTTCGCTGGAAAACGGTGAAGGCTCAGGAGCTGTTTGCGTTTTTGCTGCATCATCGGGGGACGCCTGTCAAAAAGCAAGGGATTATCGACCAATTATGGCCGGAAACTGATTGGAAAAAGGGAATGACCCAGTTGTACACGGCCATTTACCAGATCAGGAAAAACCTCAGCGAGGAAGCCATCGGGATTCAGATTATCAATTGTGATGATGGTTATTTGCTGGAGATGAACGGTGTGGGGCTGGATGTCGAAGAGTGGGAAGGGAAGCTGGATCGTGCACCCGCCATTGCCCACGAGACGTTGGACTGGCACCTGCGCCTGTTGCAGCAATACCGTGGGGACTATTTGGCGGATCATCATTTCCTGTGGGCGGAAACGGAGAAAATCCGGCTGCGGGCGAAATACCTTCAACATGCTCACGGCATTGCCCGCTTTTTGACGGAGAGTGGCAAAATTTCAGAAGCGGTTACCCACTACTTGCATGTCCAGAAAATTCTCCCGACCGAAGAAAGCATCTATTTTGATCTGATGCGCCTTTACGATCAGCTGGAGGATCGCTTTTCCGTAGAAAAGCAGTACGAGCTTTTGATGTCGATGCTCCATAGTGAATATGACGTAAAGCCGCATGCCACGGTGCAGGAATGGTTTGAAAACTGGAAACGCGGATGA
- a CDS encoding EAL domain-containing protein, whose product MHGTYNSFLVILSYLIAVTASYSALDLAGRVNVSKGKHRLLWLIFGAFSMGLGIWSMHFVGMLALTLPIQVYYDMPLVILSVLLAIFVSSIALFTVTRDKLSVKDLFVSGALMATGISGMHYTGMAAMMVDITYESSLVILSVAIAGTASMAALWLLFYFRKDQTRFAHLYKFGSSLIMGAAIAGMHYTGMVAAHFHMGQMPMTQVETQIKTETLAYTIVLATFLLLGVTLTGVFINKRFSQKDFVIQEHESWYRSLYKNNEYGIISLDKEGKIIDMNPAVSKISGLRAEEFIHQHVSSLRLLISEEEREKTTQLFSLSDPQGPNSFETVLTPPDGKRIELSVMKVPVDIESEIVGSHIIIKDITEENAAKKKIKHLAYHDDLTGLPNRRMFNLLLNQKTENSGSESSPFAVMVLDIDRFKMINDSLGHTYGDIFLQGVSKRIVACTEGGRVTVARMGGDEFTILCETGEDGAEASRLAERIIETLQQPFHLKDSDFYISASIGTALFPKHGRDAVELLKKADAAMYKVKKQGKNGHLFYTEDLSDQMIARVELESDLRKAIERDELVVYYQPQFHAEDNRLIGVEALVRWNHPSRGILSPGVFIPIAEETGMIYEIGTWVLREACRQMKQWHREGGPLIPVSVNLSAHQFHQPNLVEYIRSILEETKLDPQYLELEITESMMMDPAVSINILHELNKIGTRISLDDFGTGYSSLSYLKKFPIHKLKIDRSFIADLSENQNDQAIVATIIAMAQNLKLDVIAEGIETKDQLDILTENDCKKIQGYYFSSPLAASEVEKAFFIPSRVSQ is encoded by the coding sequence ATGCATGGAACATACAATAGCTTCCTTGTCATTCTTTCTTATCTAATTGCAGTTACCGCCTCCTATTCAGCTCTCGATTTGGCTGGAAGAGTAAACGTGAGCAAGGGCAAGCACCGACTCCTTTGGCTGATTTTTGGGGCGTTTTCGATGGGATTGGGGATTTGGTCCATGCACTTTGTGGGGATGCTGGCCCTTACCCTCCCGATCCAGGTGTATTACGACATGCCGCTGGTGATCCTGTCGGTTCTCCTGGCCATTTTTGTGTCGAGCATTGCGTTGTTTACGGTTACGCGGGACAAGCTGTCGGTGAAGGACCTGTTCGTCTCCGGCGCACTGATGGCGACGGGCATATCAGGGATGCACTACACCGGAATGGCCGCGATGATGGTCGACATCACGTACGAGAGCTCGCTGGTCATCCTCTCCGTGGCGATTGCGGGTACGGCCTCTATGGCAGCTCTGTGGCTCCTGTTTTATTTTCGGAAGGATCAGACTCGTTTTGCCCATTTGTATAAATTCGGAAGCTCACTGATTATGGGCGCGGCGATTGCGGGGATGCACTATACAGGGATGGTTGCCGCCCATTTCCATATGGGCCAGATGCCGATGACTCAAGTGGAGACGCAGATTAAGACGGAGACTCTCGCCTACACGATTGTTTTGGCCACCTTCTTGCTGCTTGGCGTGACTTTGACAGGCGTTTTTATCAATAAACGGTTCTCGCAGAAGGATTTCGTCATCCAGGAACACGAGAGCTGGTATCGCTCTCTCTATAAAAACAATGAGTACGGCATCATTTCCTTGGACAAGGAAGGCAAAATCATCGATATGAACCCGGCCGTCTCGAAAATTTCCGGACTGCGTGCCGAAGAGTTCATCCATCAGCACGTGTCCAGTCTCCGCCTGTTGATTTCAGAGGAAGAGAGGGAGAAGACCACGCAGCTCTTTTCTCTTTCAGATCCACAGGGACCCAACAGTTTTGAAACGGTTCTGACGCCGCCGGACGGGAAGCGAATCGAGCTCAGCGTCATGAAAGTGCCTGTGGACATCGAGAGCGAGATCGTGGGAAGCCACATCATCATCAAGGATATTACCGAGGAGAATGCCGCGAAGAAAAAAATCAAGCATCTTGCCTATCATGATGACTTGACGGGCTTGCCAAACAGGAGGATGTTCAATCTCCTTCTGAATCAGAAGACCGAAAACAGTGGTTCGGAATCCTCTCCTTTTGCCGTGATGGTGCTCGATATCGATCGGTTCAAAATGATTAACGACTCGCTTGGCCATACATACGGCGATATCTTTTTGCAGGGCGTAAGCAAACGCATCGTGGCATGCACCGAAGGAGGCCGGGTGACCGTTGCCAGAATGGGGGGCGACGAATTCACCATTCTCTGTGAAACAGGAGAGGATGGAGCGGAAGCATCCAGATTGGCCGAGCGAATCATTGAGACGCTCCAGCAGCCTTTTCATTTAAAGGATAGCGATTTTTACATCTCGGCCAGCATTGGGACGGCCCTGTTCCCCAAGCACGGTCGCGATGCGGTTGAATTGCTGAAGAAAGCCGATGCTGCGATGTACAAAGTGAAAAAACAGGGGAAAAACGGGCATCTCTTTTACACGGAGGATCTCAGCGATCAGATGATTGCGAGAGTAGAGCTGGAGAGCGACCTGCGGAAGGCCATTGAGCGAGACGAGTTGGTGGTGTACTACCAGCCGCAATTTCACGCAGAGGACAACCGCCTGATCGGAGTGGAAGCTCTTGTCCGGTGGAATCATCCTTCCAGAGGAATCTTGTCCCCCGGCGTCTTCATCCCGATCGCGGAAGAGACGGGCATGATCTACGAGATCGGCACGTGGGTTTTGCGCGAAGCCTGCCGGCAAATGAAGCAATGGCATCGGGAAGGCGGACCCTTGATCCCGGTGTCGGTGAATTTGTCGGCTCATCAATTTCACCAGCCCAACCTTGTGGAGTATATCCGGAGCATCCTGGAGGAAACAAAGCTAGATCCCCAGTACTTGGAGCTGGAAATCACAGAGAGCATGATGATGGACCCCGCCGTATCCATCAACATTTTACATGAGCTCAACAAAATCGGAACCCGGATCAGCCTGGATGATTTCGGCACCGGCTACAGCTCATTGAGTTACCTGAAGAAGTTCCCCATCCATAAGCTGAAGATCGATCGTTCTTTCATCGCAGATCTTTCGGAGAACCAAAACGACCAGGCGATCGTAGCCACGATCATCGCCATGGCCCAGAATCTCAAGCTGGATGTGATCGCTGAAGGAATCGAGACGAAGGATCAGCTCGATATTCTCACGGAGAACGACTGCAAGAAAATCCAGGGGTACTATTTCAGCAGTCCGCTGGCCGCTTCCGAAGTGGAGAAGGCATTTTTCATCCCTTCCCGGGTGTCCCAGTAA
- a CDS encoding methyl-accepting chemotaxis protein, with product MPRKKSKGHASVYHRSIFTRLFFGILSMVVAMMACSALFISNQSEAMLNEKTNQLLRDAARSAMEQASSRVHSIETALQSFGSTYKNAAPSNGQIFGILSDLAAANPTISEIQVATTDGRYLTFPGSPLAADYDPRKTDWFTGALEKQGPFISDVFQFSQTEFPKLAVALPLQSEDEKTVGVIVAFVSVPKLSEFIGQLKVGGTGYAMIVDRQGKLVAHPDKTYALKRPMMDQLGIVQHAIAGQSGYDHVKLGDADYYGAYTFDPALRWSMIVVQSVSEVKREVRTLQFTILAVSLVGLGALAALLYAFVRKIMNPVKEVQQKMSAFSQGDLSLSMQVKTNDELRQLADSFNSMSGQMRSIIGKIQSVIAEVRQVANHVDNGARHSHATQTEVVAVSERLAQEMDHQQEQIQGIHTIMAEIAQQLEQITTSMDTAGEHNRESRKQSAMAAASIESLQANMQKISDDMRASLEAMSTMKESMGDIRGILVLISEISKRTKLLSFNARIEASRAGQAGLGFGIVADEIRLLSEQTEEATARIQEVVVSGEQRLVHVADCLEETDQATVAGIHTLRRAADIFRQTVQISETLTDQFASIQQLAGSIREQSQSIQERVDSLSSSAQEVVYGTLKAVAANQESLSLSEQFLHDSERLTGIVEDLEQEIRFFRTAS from the coding sequence ATGCCGAGAAAAAAAAGCAAAGGCCACGCGTCGGTTTACCATCGTTCCATCTTCACCCGGCTGTTTTTCGGAATTTTGTCCATGGTCGTGGCGATGATGGCCTGTTCCGCACTCTTTATCAGCAATCAATCGGAAGCCATGCTCAATGAAAAAACCAACCAACTACTGCGCGATGCCGCCCGCTCTGCCATGGAGCAAGCCAGCAGCCGCGTGCATTCGATCGAAACTGCCCTGCAGTCGTTTGGCTCCACATACAAAAACGCGGCGCCGTCAAACGGTCAAATTTTCGGGATCCTGTCAGATCTCGCAGCCGCCAACCCGACCATTTCGGAAATCCAGGTCGCGACTACGGATGGCCGCTATTTGACCTTCCCCGGCTCGCCGCTTGCCGCCGACTACGACCCGCGCAAGACCGACTGGTTCACAGGCGCCCTGGAAAAGCAAGGGCCGTTCATCTCCGACGTCTTCCAGTTTTCCCAAACGGAGTTTCCCAAACTGGCGGTAGCCCTTCCGCTGCAGAGCGAGGACGAAAAAACGGTGGGCGTCATCGTCGCCTTCGTCTCCGTACCCAAGCTCAGCGAGTTCATCGGACAGCTCAAGGTCGGTGGAACCGGGTACGCCATGATCGTCGACCGCCAGGGAAAGCTCGTCGCCCATCCCGACAAGACCTACGCCCTAAAGCGCCCCATGATGGATCAGCTCGGCATCGTCCAGCACGCCATCGCGGGCCAGTCCGGTTACGATCACGTCAAGCTGGGTGATGCCGATTACTACGGCGCCTACACATTCGACCCCGCGCTTCGGTGGAGCATGATCGTCGTCCAATCCGTATCCGAAGTCAAACGAGAGGTCCGCACCCTGCAGTTCACCATCCTCGCCGTTTCGCTCGTCGGACTGGGTGCGCTCGCCGCCCTGCTGTACGCCTTCGTCCGCAAGATCATGAATCCGGTCAAAGAAGTGCAGCAAAAAATGTCCGCCTTTAGCCAAGGCGATCTGTCTTTGTCCATGCAGGTCAAGACCAACGACGAGCTGCGCCAGCTAGCCGACAGCTTCAACAGCATGTCCGGCCAGATGCGCTCGATCATCGGCAAAATCCAGAGTGTCATCGCAGAGGTCAGGCAGGTTGCAAACCACGTGGACAACGGGGCGCGCCACTCCCACGCGACGCAGACCGAAGTCGTCGCCGTATCGGAACGGCTGGCCCAAGAGATGGACCACCAGCAGGAGCAAATTCAGGGGATTCATACCATCATGGCGGAGATTGCGCAGCAATTGGAACAGATCACGACGTCCATGGACACAGCAGGAGAGCACAATCGGGAATCCCGCAAACAAAGTGCGATGGCGGCTGCCTCCATCGAATCGCTTCAGGCGAACATGCAAAAAATTTCGGATGACATGCGCGCCTCTCTTGAGGCCATGTCGACGATGAAAGAAAGCATGGGCGATATCCGAGGGATACTCGTCCTGATCTCGGAAATTTCCAAGCGCACCAAGCTGCTGTCGTTCAACGCCCGGATCGAGGCATCCAGAGCAGGTCAGGCAGGCCTCGGCTTCGGGATCGTGGCAGATGAAATTCGGCTCCTGAGCGAACAGACAGAAGAAGCTACCGCCCGGATTCAGGAAGTCGTCGTGTCGGGCGAACAGCGGTTGGTGCACGTCGCCGATTGCCTGGAGGAGACTGACCAGGCGACCGTCGCGGGTATCCATACCTTGCGCCGGGCCGCGGATATTTTCAGGCAAACGGTGCAGATCAGCGAGACGCTAACCGACCAGTTTGCTTCCATCCAGCAGCTCGCGGGCTCGATCCGCGAGCAGAGCCAGTCGATCCAGGAGCGTGTAGACAGCCTTTCTTCCTCCGCTCAGGAAGTCGTCTACGGAACACTCAAAGCCGTAGCCGCCAACCAGGAAAGCCTGTCACTGTCCGAGCAGTTCCTCCACGACTCGGAGCGCCTTACCGGCATCGTAGAAGACCTGGAGCAGGAAATACGCTTTTTCCGGACGGCATCTTAA
- the pstB gene encoding phosphate ABC transporter ATP-binding protein PstB gives MSVIAVRELNLFYGNKQALYDINLDVESHSITALIGPSGCGKSTFLRTLNRMNDSVPHIKITGEVKVFGEDIYRHGVEVEGLRKNIGMVFQHPNPFPKSIYDNIAYGPRLHGMTDRHRLDEIVESSLKSAALWDEVKDTLKKPATGLSGGQQQRLCIARALAVQPAILLMDEPTSALDPISTAKIEELLEELKGTYTIVIVTHNMQQAARISDKTAFFLNGELVEFDTTPAIFQNPCDKRTEDYITGRFG, from the coding sequence ATGAGTGTGATTGCAGTCAGGGAGTTGAACCTCTTCTACGGGAACAAGCAGGCTCTCTACGATATAAATCTCGACGTGGAATCCCATTCGATCACGGCTTTGATCGGTCCGTCGGGCTGCGGAAAATCCACGTTTTTGCGGACGTTGAACCGGATGAATGATTCGGTCCCCCATATCAAAATCACCGGAGAGGTCAAAGTGTTCGGTGAAGACATTTACCGCCACGGCGTGGAAGTGGAAGGGCTGCGCAAGAACATCGGCATGGTGTTCCAGCATCCGAACCCGTTTCCCAAGAGCATTTACGATAATATCGCGTACGGACCGAGACTGCACGGGATGACGGATCGGCACAGGCTCGATGAAATTGTGGAGAGCAGTCTCAAGTCGGCTGCGCTGTGGGATGAGGTCAAGGACACGTTGAAAAAGCCGGCGACAGGACTTTCCGGCGGTCAGCAGCAGCGTCTGTGCATCGCCCGGGCATTGGCTGTGCAGCCCGCCATCTTGTTGATGGATGAACCGACCTCCGCGCTCGATCCGATTTCGACGGCCAAAATCGAAGAGCTGCTGGAGGAACTCAAGGGCACGTACACCATTGTCATCGTGACGCACAACATGCAGCAAGCGGCCCGGATTTCCGACAAGACTGCGTTCTTTCTGAACGGAGAGCTGGTCGAGTTCGACACGACGCCGGCCATCTTCCAAAATCCTTGCGACAAGCGAACGGAAGATTACATTACGGGACGTTTCGGTTGA